Proteins from a single region of Gorilla gorilla gorilla isolate KB3781 chromosome 16, NHGRI_mGorGor1-v2.1_pri, whole genome shotgun sequence:
- the LOC101133389 gene encoding LOW QUALITY PROTEIN: golgin subfamily A member 6C (The sequence of the model RefSeq protein was modified relative to this genomic sequence to represent the inferred CDS: inserted 2 bases in 1 codon) → MWPQPYLPPDPMMPEETRQNKLAAAKKKLKEYQQRKSPGVPAGAKTKKKKTDSSPETTTSGGCHSPGDSQYQELAVALESSSVIINQLNENIESLKQQKKQVEHQLEEAKKTNNEIHKAQMEQLETINILTLEKADLKITLYRTKRAARHFEEESKDLAGRLQYSLQRIQELERSLCAVSTQQQEEDRSSSCSEAVLQWRLQQTIKERVLLNTHVTQVTESLKQVQLERDEYAKHIKGERARWQERMWKMSVEARTLKEEKKCNIHQIQELERSLSELKYQMAEPLSLVPPAVTSVVEQLQDEAEHLRQEVEGLEGKLQSQVENNQALSVLSKEQKQRLQEQEEKLQEQEEMIREQEAQRVRELERXCEQNERLREQQKTLQEQGERLRKQEQRLRKQEQRLRKQEERLRKEEERLQKQEKRLWDQEERLWKKEERLQKQEERLALSQNHKLDKQLAEPQCGFEDLNNENKSALQLEQQVKELQEKLDEEHLEAASQQDQQLETQLSLMALPGEGDGGEHLDSEEEEAPWPMPNIPEDLECWEAMSSFMDLPKGKADGTEQVERRELGFVQPSGVTDGMRESFTLYESQGAVPNTRHQEMEDVIRLAQKEEEMKVKLLELQELVLPLVGNHEGHGKFLIAAQNPADEPAPGPPAPQELGAAGEQDDFYEVSLYNNVEPAPGAAREGSPHDNPTAQQIVQLPPVMQDTQEHPGLPSKPHVPFFYWAAENREINIIIF, encoded by the exons ATGTGGCCCCAACCCTACCTCCCTCCCGACCCCATGATGCCAGAAGAAACTCGACAGAACAAATTGGCAGCAgccaagaaaaag CTAAAAGAATATCAGCAAAGGAAGAGCCCTGGTGTTCCAGCAGgagcaaagacaaaaaagaaaaaaactgacagTAGCCCTGAGACAACCACTTCTGGTGGTTGCCACTCACCTGGGGAC AGCCAGTACCAAGAACTAGCAGTAGCCCTGGAGTCAAGCTCCGTGATAATCAATCAACTCAATGAAAACATAGAATCATTG AAACAGCAGAAGAAACAAGTGGAACATCAGCTGGAAGAA gcaaagaaaacaaacaatgaaatacacAAAGCACAAATGGAGCAGTTAG AGACAATCAACATCCTCACATTGGAAAAGGCAGACTTGAAGATCACCCTTTACCGTACTAAACGTGCTGCCCGACACTTCGAAG AAGAGTCCAAGGATCTGGCTGGCCGCCTGCAATACTCCTTACAGCGTATTCAAGAATTGGAGCGGTCTCTCTGTGCTGTGTCTACACAGCAGCAGGAAGAGGACAGG TCCTCGAGCTGCAGTGAAGCGGTCCTCCAGTGGCGGTTGCAGCAGACCATAAAGGAGCGGGTGCTGCTGAACACACACGTGACACAG GTGACAGAGTCACTAAAACAAGTCCAGCTAGAGCGAGACGAATATGCTAAACACATAAAAGGAGAGAGGGCCCGGTGgcaggagaggatgtggaaaatgtCGGTGGAG GCTCGAACattgaaggaggagaagaagtgcAACATACATCAGATACAGGAGCTGGAGAGGAGCTTGTCTGAACTCAAATACCAGATGG CTGAGCCCCTATCCCTGGTGCCCCCAGCAGTGACCTCTGTGGTGGAACAGCTACAAGATGAGGCCGAACACCTGAGGCAGGAGGTGGAAGGTCTGGAGGGAAAGCTCCAATCCCAGGTGGAAAACAATCAGGCCTTGAGTGTCCTGAGCAAGGAACAAAAGCAGAGActccaggagcaggaggagaaactccaggagcaggaggagatgATCCGAGAGCAGGAGGCGCAGAGGGTGCGGGAGCTGGAGAG CTGTGAACAAAACGAGAGGCTTCGGGAGCAGCAGAAAACGCTACAGGAGCAGGGTGAGAGGCTGCGAAAGCAGGAGCAGAGGCTACGAAAGCAGGAGCAGAGGCTACGAAAGCAGGAGGAGAGGCTgcgaaaggaggaggagaggctgcAAAAGCAGGAAAAGAGGCTGTGGGACCAGGAGGAGAGGCTGTGGAAGAAGGAGGAGAGGCTACAAAAGCAGGAGGAGAGGCTCGCGCTCTCCCAGAACCACAAGCTCGACAAGCAGCTGGCCGAGCCACAGTGCGGCTTCGAGGATCTG AACAACGAGAACAAGAGTGCACTGCAGTTGGAGCAGCAAGTAAAGGAGCTGCAGGAGAAGCTAGACGAG GAGCACCTAGAAGCTGCCAGCCAGCAGGACCAACAGCTGGAGACCCAGTTGAGCCTCATGGCTCTCCCTGGAGAAG GAGATGGAGGAGAACATCTGgacagtgaggaggaggaggcgccTTGGCCCATGCCAAACATCCCAGAGGACCTGGAGTGCTGGGAGGCCATG AGCAGCTTTATGGACCTCCCGAAGGGGAAGGCGGACGGGACGGAGCAGGTGGAGAGACGAGAGCTTGGATTCGTCCAGCCTTCTGGAGTGACAGATGGCATGA GAGAGTCCTTCACCTTATATGAAAGCCAGGGGGCAGTGCCAAACACACGGCACCAGGAGATGGAGGATGTCATCAGGCTGgcccagaaggaggaggagatgaaG GTGAAGCTGCTGGAGCTGCAAGAGCTGGTGTTGCCCCTTGTGGGCAACCATGAGGGGCATGGCAAATTCCTCATCGCTGCCCAGAACCCTGCTGATGAGCCCGCTCCAGGGCCCCCAGCCCCCCAGGAACTTGGGGCTGCTGGTGAGCAGGATG ATTTTTATGAAGTGAGCCTGTACAACAACGTGGAACCTGCACCAGGAGCGGCCAGGGAGGGTTCTCCCCATGACAACCCCACTGCACAGCAGATCGTGCAGCTGCCTCCTGTAATGCAGGACACCCAGGAGCACCCAGGCTTGCCCAGCAAACCCCACGTGCCATTCTTTTACTGGGCAGCCGAGAACAGGGAGATAAACATCATCATCTTCTAA